One genomic window of Motacilla alba alba isolate MOTALB_02 chromosome 3, Motacilla_alba_V1.0_pri, whole genome shotgun sequence includes the following:
- the NKX2-2 gene encoding homeobox protein Nkx-2.2, translating into MSLTNTKTGFSVKDILDLPDTNDEDGSAEGGEEESEAPEPPRKAGVLGQTPLDTVPTLPLKSPFYDNSDNPYTRWLASAEGIQYSLHGLAAGGGGQDPSAKSPEPSADESPDNEKEAVGGGDAGKKRKRRVLFSKAQTYELERRFRQQRYLSAPEREHLASLIRLTPTQVKIWFQNHRYKMKRARAEKGMEVTPLPSPRRVAVPVLVRDGKPCHTLKAQDLAAATFQAGIPFSAYSAQSLQQHMQYNAQYSAAGSPQYPTAHHLVQAQQWTW; encoded by the exons ATGTCTCTGACCAACACAAAGACGGGCTTCTCGGTGAAGGACATTTTGGACCTCCCCGACACCAACGATGAGGACGGCTCGGCGGAGGGCGGCGAGGAGGAGAGCGAGGCGCCCGAGCCGCCCAGGAAAGCGGGAGTTTTGGGACAAACCCCCTTGGACACTGTTCCGACGCTGCCTTTGAAGAGCCCTTTCTATGATAACAGCGATAATCCCTACACGCGCTGGCTGGCGAGCGCCGAGGGCATCCAGTACTCCC TGCACGGGctggcggcgggcggcggcggccaggACCCCTCGGCCAAGTCCCCGGAGCCGTCGGCGGACGAGTCGCCCGACAACGAGAAGGAAGCGGTGGGCGGCGGGGACGCGGgcaagaagaggaagaggagggtgcTCTTCTCCAAGGCGCAGACCTACGAGCTGGAGCGGCGGTTCCGGCAGCAGCGGTACCTGTCGGCGCCCGAGCGGGAGCACCTGGCCAGCCTGATCCGCCTCACCCCCACGCAGGTGAAGATCTGGTTCCAGAACCACCGCTACAAGATGAAGCGGGCGCGGGCCGAGAAAGGTATGGAAGTGACTCCTCTCCCCTCGCCGCGGCGGGTGGCCGTGCCGGTGCTAGTCAGGGACGGCAAGCCCTGCCACACGCTCAAAGCCCAGGACTTGGCAGCCGCGACGTTCCAGGCGGGCATCCCGTTCTCGGCGTACAGCGCgcagtccctgcagcagcacatgcAGTACAACGCGCAGTACAGCGCGGCCGGCAGCCCCCAGTACCCCACAGCGCACCACTTGGTACAGGCGCAGCAATGGACTTGGTGA